A DNA window from Bos indicus x Bos taurus breed Angus x Brahman F1 hybrid chromosome 16, Bos_hybrid_MaternalHap_v2.0, whole genome shotgun sequence contains the following coding sequences:
- the IARS2 gene encoding isoleucine--tRNA ligase, mitochondrial, with protein sequence MRWGLRPRGPGEAALAAAWNLWVPPRLPCRPRWRGTTGSLLVRSVTGASNQPQNSSNGSYRDTVLLPQTSFPMKLLGRQQPDTELEIQQKCGFSELYSWQRERKVKAEFCLHDGPPYANGDPHVGHALNKILKDIANRYHMMRGSKIHFVPGWDCHGLPIEIKVLSELGGKAQNLSAMEIREKARSFAKAAIEKQKLSFIRWGIMADWNNCYYTFDGRYEAKQLRIFYQMYDKGLIYRSYKPVFWSPSSRTALAEAELEYNPEHISRSVYVKFPLLKPSPKLASLLDGSSPVSFLVWTTQPWTIPANQAVCYMPESKYAVVKCSSSGDLYILGADKVTSVASTLGTTFEVISTFSGVDLENGSCAHPLISERESPLLPANHVTMTKGTGLVHTAPAHGMEDYSVAAQHNLSMDCLVNEDGVFTDAAGPELQNKAVLKEGTDAVIMMLQAAKNLLKEEKLVHSYPYDWRTKKPVVIRASKQWFVNITDIKTTAKELLKKVKFIPGSALNAMVEMMDRRPYWCISRQRVWGVPIPVFHHKTKDEVLINSQTIEHIIQLVEEHGSDIWWTLPPEQLLPKEVLSQVGGPDALEYVPGQDILDIWFDSGTSWSNVLPGTDQRADLYLEGKDQLGGWFQSSLLTSVAARNKSPFKTVVVHGFTLGEKGEKMSKSLGNIIDPDVVINGGQDHSKEPPYGADVLRWWVAESNVFTEVTISPSLLNAARDDISKLRNTLRFLLGNVAGFNPETDSIPVNSMYVIDQYMLHLLQDLANKINDSYKQYDFGKVVRLLQAFYTRELSNFYFSIIKDRLYCENADDPKRRSCQTALAEILDVMVRSFAPILPHLAEEVFQHIPYIKEPKSVFRTGWIKTSSIWKKPGLEEAIESACAMRDSFLGSIPGKNAAEYEVIIVIEPGLLFEIMEMLQAEETSSTSQLNELMMASQTTLLSQEPRGISEDVTELKGTFLINLEGGDIREESSYKVIVMTTTKEKCPRCWKYTAESSDTLCPRCAEVVKGK encoded by the exons ATGCGTTGGGGGCTGCGCCCTCGCGGTCCGGGGGAAGCGGCCCTGGCCGCGGCCTGGAATTTGTGGGTGCCACCCCGCCTTCCTTGTCGACCTCGCTGGCGAGGGACAACTGGGAGCCTTTTGGTGCGGTCAGTCACCGGGGCCAGTAACCAGCCGCAGAACTCGAGTAATGGCAGCTATCGGGACACGGTGTTGCTGCCGCAGACCAGCTTCCCCATGAAGCTGCTGGGCCGCCAGCAGCCCGACACGGAGCTGGAGATCCAGCAG aaatgtgGATTTTCAGAACTTTATTCttggcaaagagaaagaaaagtgaaggctGAATTTTGTCTTCATGATGGACCTCCTTATGCAAATGGTGACCCTCATGTTGGACATGCTTTAAATAAG ATTTTGAAAGACATAGCCAATCGATACCATATGATGAGGGGTTCCAAAATACATTTTGTTCCAGGCTGGGATTGTCATGGGTTACCCATTGAAATCAAAGTATTATCAGAACTTGGTGGAAAAGCTCAGAATCTTTCAGCTATGGAAATTAGAGAGAAAG CTAGATCATTCGCCAAAGCGGCAATTGAGAAACAGAAATTGTCATTTATTCGCTGGGGAATAATGGCAGATTGGAATAATTGCTACTATACTTTTGATGGGAGATACGAGGCCAAGCAGTTGAGAATTTTCTACCAAATGTATGATAAg GGCTTGATTTATCGATCTTACAAACCTGTGTTTTGGTCTCCTTCATCAAG GACTGCATTGGCTGAAGCAGAACTTGAATATAATCCGGagcacatcagtcgctcagtgtatGTAAAATTCCCTCTCCTGAAACCTTCTCCTAAGTTGGCATCTCTTCTAG atGGTTCATCTCCTGTTAGTTTTTTAGTCTGGACCACACAGCCTTGGACAATTCCAGCCAATCAAGCTGTTTGTTACATGCCAGAATCAAA GTATGCTGTTGTGAAGTGTTCCTCATCTGGAGACTTGTACATTCTAGGTGCAGATAAAGTAACATCTGTTGCTTCTACTTTGGGAACAACATTTGAAGTTATTTCAACATTTTCAG GTGTGGACTTGGAAAATGGTTCTTGTGCTCATCCTTTAATTTCTGAGAGGGAGTCTCCTCTTTTACCTGCCAATCATGTGACCATGACAAAAGGAACCGGGCTGGTTCACACAGCCCCGGCTCATGGTATGGAAGATTACAGTGTAGCTGCTCAACACAACTTGTCCATG GATTGTTTAGTGAATGAAGATGGAGTTTTCACAGATGCTGCAGGTCCTGAACTTCAAAACAAAGCTGTTCTTAAAGAGGGAACAGATGCAG ttataatGATGCTTCAGGCTGCAAAGAATttgttgaaagaagaaaaattggtACACAGCTATCCCTATGACTGGAGAACTAAGAAACCAGTAGTTATTCGTGCCAGCAAGCAGTGGTTTGTAAATATCACGGATATTAAGACTACAGCCAAG GAATtgttgaaaaaagtgaaatttattcCTGGATCAGCATTGAATGCCATGGTTGAAATGATGGACAGGCGGCCATACTGGTGCATATCAAGGCAAAGAGTTTGGGGTGTTCCAATTCCTGTGTTTCATCATAAGACAAAAGATGAAGTCTTGATCAACAG CCAAACCATCGAGCACATTATTCAACTAGTGGAAGAGCATGGCAGTGATATCTGGTGGACTCTTCCCCCGGAGCAACTTCTTCCGAAAGAAGTCTTATCTCAG GTCGGTGGTCCCGATGCGTTGGAGTATGTGCCAGGTCAGGATATTTTGGACATCTGGTTTGATAGTGGAACTTCATGGTCTAATGTTCTCCCAG GTACTGACCAAAGAGCAGATTTGTACTTGGAAGGAAAAGACCAGCTTGGGGGGTGGTTTCAGTCTTCCTTATTAACAAGTGTGGCAGCAAGGAATAAGTCGCCTTTTAA GACAGTGGTTGTTCATGGATTTACCcttggagaaaagggagaaaagatgtCCAAGTCTCTTGGGAATATCATTGATCCTGATGTTGTCATCAATGGAGGACAA GATCACAGCAAAGAGCCCCCCTATGGTGCTGACGTGCTTCGCTGGTGGGTTGCCGAGTCCAACGTCTTCACTGAAGTCACAATTAGTCCATCTCTACTGAACGCTGCCAGAGATGACATTAGCAAG CTTAGGAATACACTCCGCTTTCTTTTGGGAAATGTGGCTGGTTTCAACCCAGAAACAGATTCCATCCCTGTCAACAGCATGTATGTCATAGACCAGTACATGCTACACTTACTGCAGGATTTGGCAAACAAG ATTAATGATTCATATAAGCAGTATGACTTTGGAAAGGTTGTTCGGCTTTTACAAGCATTTTATACCAGGGAACTCTCCAATTTTTATTTCAGCATAATCAAAGACAG GCTTTATTGTGAAAATGCAGATGATCCCAAACGACGCTCTTGTCAGACTGCATTAGCTGAAATTTTGGATGTAATGGTTCGCTCTTTTGCTCCCATTCTTCCTCACTTGGCTGAAGAGGTATTCCAGCACATACCCTATATTAAAG aacccaAGAGTGTTTTTCGTACTGGGTGGATTAAAACCAGTTCTATCTGGAAGaaacctggactggaagaagccaTAGAAAGCGCGTGTGCAATGAGAGATTCATTTCTTGGAAGCATTCCTGGCAAAAATGCAGCTGAGTATGAGGTGATCATTGTGATTGAGCCTGGGCTGCTTTTTGAGATCATGGAG